One window from the genome of Amycolatopsis sp. NBC_01480 encodes:
- a CDS encoding glutamate-cysteine ligase family protein, giving the protein MGTDLSAAPSVHLDRGRYRRKVQRCLDTLARMLTDGSFSFPRKNIGLEVELNLVDGRLRPSMTNTAVLEAIDDPSFTTELGQHNLELNVPPRPLAGDSALQLEDDLQAYLGKAAEKATDTGSTLAMIGILPTLRQEHFDQKWLTNKTRYSSLNDQIFAARGERISLSMEGAALPGAQPERLRSYSESILPEAACTSVQLHLQVAPEEFAAHWNAAQCLAGVQIALAANSPFLLGKALWHETRIPLFQQATDTRPEELKNQGVRPRVWFGERWITSIFDLFEENVRYFPGLLPETDGEDPIETLEAGQAPKLTELRMHNGTIWRWNRPVYDVVDGLPHLRVENRVLPAGPTVVDIVANAAFFYGAQRALAEQERPVWTQMSFQAAEENLYAGARKSFDAQLYWPGIGWIPPDELALRVLLPLAHEGLRRSEVSDEARVKYLGIIERRCLARRSGSTWQRDYVQRAQNRGDDRETALNRMLGRYLELSANGDPVHTWPLAD; this is encoded by the coding sequence ATGGGTACGGATCTCTCGGCCGCACCGTCGGTTCACCTCGACCGCGGACGGTATCGCCGTAAGGTCCAGCGTTGTCTCGACACGTTGGCCCGAATGCTCACGGATGGGAGCTTTTCCTTTCCCCGCAAGAACATCGGGCTCGAAGTGGAGTTGAACCTGGTCGACGGCCGGCTGCGCCCCTCGATGACCAACACCGCGGTGCTGGAGGCGATCGACGATCCGTCCTTCACCACCGAGCTGGGCCAGCACAACCTCGAGCTGAACGTGCCGCCGCGGCCGCTGGCCGGGGATTCGGCTCTACAGCTGGAAGACGACCTTCAGGCGTACCTCGGCAAAGCGGCGGAGAAGGCCACCGACACGGGCTCGACGCTGGCCATGATCGGCATCCTGCCCACCCTGCGCCAAGAGCACTTCGATCAAAAATGGCTCACCAACAAAACGCGGTATTCGTCACTCAACGACCAGATTTTCGCCGCCCGCGGCGAGCGGATCTCGCTTTCCATGGAGGGCGCGGCGCTTCCCGGCGCGCAGCCGGAAAGGCTCCGCAGCTATTCGGAATCCATTCTTCCGGAAGCCGCGTGCACCTCGGTTCAGCTGCACCTGCAGGTCGCGCCCGAGGAATTCGCGGCGCACTGGAACGCGGCGCAGTGCCTGGCCGGCGTGCAGATCGCGCTCGCCGCGAATTCGCCGTTCCTGCTCGGCAAGGCGCTCTGGCACGAGACGCGCATCCCGCTGTTCCAGCAGGCCACCGACACGCGGCCGGAGGAGCTGAAGAACCAGGGCGTGCGCCCGCGGGTGTGGTTCGGCGAGCGGTGGATCACGTCGATCTTCGATCTGTTCGAGGAAAACGTCCGGTACTTCCCCGGGCTGCTGCCCGAGACCGACGGTGAGGACCCGATCGAAACGCTGGAGGCGGGCCAGGCGCCGAAGCTCACCGAGCTGCGGATGCACAACGGCACCATCTGGCGCTGGAACCGGCCGGTGTACGACGTGGTCGACGGCCTGCCGCACCTCCGGGTGGAGAACCGCGTGCTGCCGGCCGGGCCGACCGTGGTGGACATCGTTGCCAATGCGGCGTTTTTCTACGGCGCGCAACGGGCGCTGGCCGAGCAGGAGCGGCCGGTGTGGACGCAGATGTCGTTCCAGGCCGCGGAGGAGAACCTGTACGCGGGCGCGCGCAAGAGCTTCGACGCGCAGCTGTACTGGCCGGGCATCGGCTGGATCCCGCCGGACGAGCTGGCGTTGCGCGTGTTGCTGCCGCTGGCGCACGAGGGCCTGCGCCGTTCCGAAGTCTCCGATGAGGCCCGGGTGAAGTACCTCGGCATCATCGAGCGCCGGTGCCTGGCGCGGCGCAGCGGCTCGACCTGGCAACGGGATTACGTGCAGCGCGCGCAGAACCGCGGCGACGACCGGGAGACGGCGCTGAACCGGATGCTGGGCCGCTACCTGGAGCTGTCCGCGAACGGCGACCCCGTGCACACCTGGCCGCTCGCCGACTGA
- a CDS encoding TetR/AcrR family transcriptional regulator — translation MPKVLGGSIEAHRREVRARVFDVLRAQLYERGFDAITLSGIAAEAGLGRTALYNHFPDKESLLVAFVEDEAARYVTRLREAVEAEADPVRQLATFVRLQLRVLAEYHLPPGGALESALAPSAYRRISAHADPITGQLRAVLLAGVDAGCWPAQDVDVVIPMVTAALGSRQVIDVPADQLDAAIEAAVGFVLRALGTSEVPDPRPI, via the coding sequence ATGCCGAAGGTGCTCGGCGGCTCGATCGAGGCGCACCGGCGCGAGGTCCGCGCCCGGGTGTTCGACGTGCTGCGCGCGCAGCTCTACGAGCGCGGCTTCGACGCGATCACGCTGTCCGGCATCGCGGCGGAGGCCGGGCTCGGCCGCACCGCGCTGTACAACCACTTCCCGGACAAGGAAAGCCTGCTCGTCGCCTTCGTGGAGGACGAGGCCGCGCGGTACGTCACGCGGCTGCGCGAGGCGGTCGAGGCGGAGGCCGACCCGGTCCGGCAGCTCGCCACGTTCGTCCGGCTTCAGCTGCGTGTGCTCGCCGAATACCACCTGCCGCCGGGCGGGGCGCTGGAGTCGGCGCTCGCGCCCTCGGCGTACCGGCGGATCAGCGCGCACGCCGACCCGATCACCGGGCAGCTGCGCGCGGTGCTGCTCGCGGGCGTCGACGCCGGCTGCTGGCCGGCCCAGGACGTGGACGTCGTCATCCCGATGGTGACCGCCGCGCTGGGCAGCCGGCAGGTGATCGACGTGCCCGCCGACCAGCTGGACGCCGCGATCGAGGCGGCCGTCGGCTTCGTCCTGCGGGCCCTCGGGACGAGTGAAGTTCCGGATCCACGTCCGATTTAG
- a CDS encoding biliverdin-producing heme oxygenase: MSVTTDLDTRPFSATLRASTRVLHDRANHSGYMNALLGGELSLAGYTRLAIQYYFIYQAIEQASDRMAADSVGGEFVFDELRRLPALETDLAHLVGPGWRTEIRPLASTEAYAARVGEAASWGGGYVAHHYTRYLGDIAGGQVIRRLLEKKFGLDQAGTMFYHFDEIGSAPAFRDRYRAKLDTAPWSEEERARVINETAVAFECNVAVFDELATDLDRYRVA, encoded by the coding sequence ATGTCGGTGACCACGGACCTCGACACCCGCCCGTTCTCCGCGACGCTGCGCGCCTCGACCAGGGTGCTGCACGACCGGGCCAACCACTCCGGCTACATGAACGCGCTGCTGGGCGGCGAGCTGTCCCTGGCCGGGTACACCCGGCTGGCGATCCAGTACTACTTCATCTACCAGGCGATCGAGCAGGCCAGCGACCGGATGGCGGCCGACTCCGTCGGCGGCGAGTTCGTGTTCGACGAGCTGCGCCGGCTGCCCGCGCTGGAGACCGACCTGGCCCACCTCGTCGGCCCGGGCTGGCGGACCGAGATCCGGCCGCTCGCGAGCACGGAGGCGTACGCGGCGCGCGTCGGCGAAGCGGCTTCGTGGGGCGGCGGCTACGTCGCGCACCACTACACGCGCTACCTCGGCGACATCGCCGGCGGGCAGGTCATCCGCCGTCTGCTGGAGAAGAAGTTCGGCCTCGACCAAGCGGGGACGATGTTCTACCACTTCGACGAGATCGGCAGCGCCCCCGCGTTCCGCGACCGCTACCGCGCGAAGCTGGACACCGCCCCGTGGAGCGAAGAAGAGCGCGCTCGGGTGATCAACGAGACGGCCGTGGCGTTCGAGTGCAACGTCGCCGTTTTCGACGAGCTGGCCACGGACCTCGACCGTTACCGGGTCGCCTGA
- a CDS encoding superoxide dismutase gives MARYELPDLDYDYSALAPHISGEINELHHSKHHATYVKGANDTLDKIAEAREAGDFGNIVGLETTLAFNLAGHANHVVWWKILSPEGGDKPTGELAAAIDEAFGSFDKFKAQFTAVSTTIQGNGWGALSWDPIGKTLITQQLRDHHNNLILPTTPILLVDVWEHAFYLDYKNVKPDYVKALWNIFNWAEISKRFDNAVAGGNGLLLG, from the coding sequence ATGGCCCGGTACGAGCTGCCCGATCTCGACTACGACTACAGCGCGCTCGCGCCGCACATCTCGGGCGAGATCAACGAGCTGCACCACAGCAAGCACCACGCGACCTACGTCAAGGGCGCGAACGACACGCTGGACAAGATCGCCGAGGCGCGTGAAGCCGGCGACTTCGGCAACATCGTCGGCCTGGAGACCACGCTGGCCTTCAACCTGGCCGGCCACGCCAACCACGTCGTGTGGTGGAAGATCCTCTCGCCCGAAGGCGGCGACAAGCCGACCGGCGAGCTGGCCGCCGCGATCGACGAGGCGTTCGGGTCCTTCGACAAGTTCAAGGCCCAGTTCACCGCGGTCTCGACCACGATCCAGGGCAACGGCTGGGGCGCGCTGTCCTGGGACCCGATCGGCAAGACGCTGATCACCCAGCAGCTGCGCGACCACCACAACAACCTGATCCTGCCGACCACGCCGATCCTGCTGGTCGACGTGTGGGAGCACGCGTTCTACCTGGACTACAAGAACGTGAAGCCGGACTACGTCAAGGCCCTGTGGAACATCTTCAACTGGGCCGAGATCAGCAAGCGCTTCGACAACGCGGTGGCCGGCGGCAACGGCCTGCTGCTCGGCTGA
- a CDS encoding arylamine N-acetyltransferase family protein: MDVDAYLARLDLALPVAADLAALRVLQARHLERVPFENLSVHLGEPIELTQDALFDKIVRRRRGGFCYELNGLFAALLRELGFAATLHGTQVFHADGTPGVPLDHAAIIVQLDEPWLVDVGFGSFSQAPLALSAVAPQPDAEGEFLMLDAPHGDIDVLRDGKPVYRLERRPRTLPDFVPMAWWHSTSPASHFTRTLTCSRPTSQGRVTLSGDRLIETVDGVRHEVLLPSESAVRLAYRVYFGMSLPRLPLQPGDHPLTTPVPDPTMNRT, from the coding sequence ATGGACGTCGATGCCTACCTGGCCCGCCTCGATCTTGCCCTGCCGGTGGCCGCGGATCTGGCCGCCCTGCGCGTGCTGCAAGCGCGCCACCTCGAGCGGGTGCCGTTCGAGAACCTGAGTGTGCACCTGGGTGAGCCGATCGAGCTCACCCAGGACGCGCTGTTCGACAAGATCGTCCGCCGCCGCCGCGGTGGCTTCTGCTACGAGCTGAACGGCCTTTTCGCCGCGCTGCTGCGTGAACTCGGCTTCGCCGCCACCTTGCACGGCACCCAGGTCTTCCACGCCGACGGCACCCCCGGCGTCCCGCTGGACCACGCCGCGATCATCGTGCAGCTGGACGAGCCGTGGCTGGTGGACGTCGGCTTCGGCAGCTTCAGCCAGGCGCCGCTGGCCCTCTCGGCCGTCGCGCCGCAGCCGGACGCCGAGGGCGAGTTCCTCATGCTCGACGCCCCGCACGGCGACATCGACGTGCTGCGCGACGGCAAACCGGTCTACCGCCTGGAACGCCGCCCCCGGACGCTGCCCGACTTCGTCCCGATGGCGTGGTGGCACTCGACCTCGCCGGCTTCGCACTTCACCCGGACGCTGACCTGCTCGCGCCCCACCTCGCAGGGCCGTGTGACCCTCTCGGGCGACCGCCTGATCGAAACCGTGGACGGCGTGCGCCACGAGGTCCTGCTGCCCTCGGAATCCGCCGTGCGCCTGGCCTACCGCGTGTACTTCGGCATGTCCCTGCCGCGGCTGCCCCTGCAGCCGGGTGACCACCCCTTGACGACACCGGTCCCGGACCCGACCATGAACCGGACTTGA
- a CDS encoding MFS transporter, translating to MFSSLGVRNYRLFFSGQVISNIGTWMQRIAQDWLVFTLSGNNPLALGIAVALQFTPTVLLSLWAGVLADRVDKRRMLIVIQVVNTVLAASLGLLDLTGVVALWHVYLLCVLLGVTSAIEVPTRQSFVAEMVGRSQITNAVALNSSIFNMARIVGPAIAGFAITWVGTGWLFIANAVSTVAVVAGLALMNPAKLFRGPVVPRAKGQLMEGLRYVRHRSDLVTVMVLMFFVSTFGITYFTSLPIVAANVFHTQADGYGLLSTLVAVGTFTGALASARRGIKSRPRVRLMLISGALLGLFEFITAFMPTYLAFGLGLIPLGFATITFLNTANALVQTSVSPEMRGRVMGIYVLVLIGGNPIGGPMTGWMADAFGGRSPFYIGGAVSLVAAVVCALVLIRRGGVSLPVRRFGNGLRVLKRERV from the coding sequence ATGTTCTCCTCGCTCGGGGTGCGCAACTACCGGCTGTTCTTCAGCGGCCAGGTGATCTCGAACATCGGCACCTGGATGCAGCGCATCGCGCAGGACTGGCTGGTGTTCACCCTCAGCGGCAACAACCCGCTCGCGCTCGGCATCGCGGTCGCGCTGCAGTTCACCCCGACGGTACTGCTCTCGCTGTGGGCCGGCGTGCTCGCCGACCGCGTCGACAAGCGGCGGATGCTGATCGTCATCCAGGTCGTGAACACCGTGCTGGCCGCGTCGCTCGGCTTGCTCGACCTGACCGGGGTGGTCGCGCTCTGGCACGTTTACCTGCTGTGTGTGCTGCTCGGCGTGACCTCCGCGATCGAGGTGCCGACCCGGCAGTCGTTCGTCGCCGAGATGGTGGGCCGCAGCCAGATCACCAACGCCGTCGCGCTGAACTCCTCGATCTTCAACATGGCGCGCATCGTGGGCCCGGCGATCGCCGGCTTCGCGATCACCTGGGTGGGCACCGGCTGGCTGTTCATCGCGAACGCGGTGAGCACGGTCGCCGTGGTCGCCGGGCTGGCGCTGATGAACCCGGCCAAGCTGTTCCGCGGCCCGGTGGTCCCGCGCGCGAAGGGCCAGCTGATGGAGGGCCTGCGCTACGTGCGCCACCGCTCCGACCTGGTGACGGTGATGGTGCTGATGTTCTTCGTCAGCACGTTCGGGATCACCTACTTCACCTCGTTGCCGATCGTGGCGGCGAACGTCTTCCACACCCAGGCCGACGGTTACGGGCTGTTGTCCACGCTCGTCGCGGTGGGGACTTTCACGGGCGCGCTGGCCTCCGCGCGGCGCGGGATCAAGAGCCGCCCGCGGGTCCGGCTGATGCTGATCTCCGGCGCGCTGCTGGGCCTGTTCGAATTCATCACCGCGTTCATGCCGACCTACCTGGCGTTCGGCCTGGGCCTGATCCCGCTCGGCTTCGCCACGATCACCTTCCTGAACACCGCGAACGCACTGGTGCAGACGTCGGTCTCGCCGGAGATGCGCGGCCGCGTGATGGGCATCTACGTGCTCGTCCTGATCGGCGGCAACCCCATCGGCGGCCCCATGACGGGCTGGATGGCCGACGCCTTCGGCGGCCGCTCGCCGTTCTACATCGGCGGCGCGGTCTCGCTGGTGGCCGCCGTGGTCTGCGCCCTGGTCCTCATCCGCCGCGGCGGCGTGAGCCTGCCGGTTCGCCGGTTCGGCAACGGGCTGCGGGTGCTGAAACGCGAACGCGTCTGA
- a CDS encoding MarR family winged helix-turn-helix transcriptional regulator, with product MSGDTHERSLASRLRLAVVRLNRRLRAQRVGDDVTLTQVAALSTLHKCGALTPGQLAAKEGVQPPSMTRVIAALEEMGFVERRPHPTDGRQAIVELSEDGLAYVRKAILVREAWLDRQLAELGEEELDVLSRAAEIIDRMAGN from the coding sequence ATGTCCGGCGACACGCACGAGCGCTCCCTCGCGAGCCGCCTGCGTCTCGCGGTGGTCCGGCTCAACCGCCGGCTCCGGGCCCAGCGAGTGGGCGACGACGTCACGTTGACGCAGGTCGCCGCGCTGTCCACCTTGCACAAGTGCGGTGCGCTGACCCCGGGCCAGCTCGCCGCGAAGGAAGGCGTCCAGCCGCCCTCGATGACGAGGGTGATCGCCGCGCTCGAGGAGATGGGGTTCGTCGAGCGGCGTCCGCACCCGACCGATGGCAGGCAGGCCATCGTCGAGCTGTCCGAGGACGGGCTCGCGTACGTGCGCAAAGCCATCTTGGTGCGGGAGGCGTGGCTGGACCGGCAATTGGCCGAACTCGGCGAGGAAGAGCTGGACGTGCTCTCCCGCGCCGCTGAGATCATCGACAGGATGGCGGGGAACTAA
- a CDS encoding NCS2 family permease, whose amino-acid sequence MSEQSQRPEERGVSTLDRFFKITERGSSAGREIRGGVVTFVTMAYIVVLNPLIIGSFSASTPSAHKDVLGNILPVPQVAAVTALVAGVLTILMGLVANYPFAIATGLGINSLLAVTIAPQMTWPEAMGLVVIEGVIIVLLVLTGFRTAVFRAVPPALKSAIAVGIGLFICLIGLVDAGFVRRLPDDAHTTVPVGLGINGSIASWPTAVFVVGLLLTAILVAKKVKGAILIGVLTSTVLAIVVEAIVKAGPSNGTDPKGWNLGYPALPGQVVGLPNLSLVGDVSFGAWSRLPIITVVLLVFTLVLADFFDAMGTMTGLGKEAGLIGKDGQLPNVGKALFVEGLAGAAGGFGSASSNTVFVESASGIAEGARTGLANVVTGVLFLAAMFLTPLYQVVPVEAAAPALVVVGALMMTQVKEIDFTDFSIALPAFLTIVVMPFTYSIANGIGAGFVSYVVIRAATGKARQVHPLMWIIAVAFVAYFAVGPIQSVLN is encoded by the coding sequence ATGTCGGAGCAGTCGCAGCGGCCGGAAGAGCGCGGCGTGTCCACTCTGGACCGGTTCTTCAAGATCACCGAACGGGGTTCGAGCGCGGGCCGCGAGATCCGCGGCGGCGTCGTCACGTTCGTGACCATGGCCTACATCGTGGTGCTGAACCCGTTGATCATCGGCAGTTTCTCGGCCAGTACCCCGTCCGCACACAAGGACGTGCTGGGCAACATCCTGCCGGTGCCGCAGGTCGCGGCCGTCACGGCGCTGGTCGCCGGCGTGCTGACGATCCTGATGGGACTGGTCGCGAACTACCCGTTCGCCATCGCCACCGGCCTCGGCATCAACAGCCTGCTCGCGGTCACCATCGCCCCGCAGATGACCTGGCCCGAGGCCATGGGCCTGGTGGTGATCGAGGGCGTGATCATCGTGCTGCTCGTGCTCACCGGCTTCCGGACGGCGGTGTTCCGCGCGGTGCCGCCGGCGCTGAAGTCGGCGATCGCGGTGGGCATCGGCCTGTTCATCTGCCTGATCGGCCTGGTCGACGCCGGGTTCGTGCGCCGGCTGCCGGACGACGCGCACACCACGGTCCCGGTGGGCCTCGGCATCAACGGCTCGATCGCGTCGTGGCCGACGGCCGTGTTCGTGGTCGGCCTGTTGCTCACCGCCATCCTGGTGGCCAAGAAGGTCAAGGGCGCGATCCTCATCGGGGTGCTGACCTCGACCGTGCTGGCGATCGTGGTCGAGGCGATCGTGAAGGCCGGGCCGTCGAACGGCACCGACCCGAAGGGCTGGAACCTCGGCTACCCGGCGCTGCCCGGCCAGGTGGTCGGCCTGCCGAACCTGTCGCTGGTCGGCGACGTCTCGTTCGGCGCCTGGAGCCGGCTGCCGATCATCACCGTGGTGCTGCTCGTGTTCACGCTGGTGCTGGCCGACTTCTTCGACGCCATGGGCACGATGACCGGGCTGGGCAAGGAAGCCGGCCTGATCGGCAAGGACGGCCAGCTGCCGAACGTCGGCAAGGCGCTGTTCGTCGAGGGCCTCGCGGGCGCGGCCGGCGGCTTCGGCTCGGCCAGCTCGAACACGGTGTTCGTGGAGTCCGCGTCCGGTATCGCGGAGGGCGCGCGCACGGGCCTGGCGAACGTCGTCACGGGCGTGCTGTTCCTGGCCGCGATGTTCCTGACGCCGCTGTACCAGGTGGTGCCGGTGGAGGCCGCCGCGCCGGCGCTGGTGGTCGTGGGCGCGCTGATGATGACGCAGGTCAAGGAAATCGACTTCACCGACTTCTCGATCGCGCTGCCGGCGTTCCTGACGATCGTGGTCATGCCGTTCACGTACTCGATCGCCAACGGCATCGGCGCCGGCTTCGTGAGCTACGTGGTGATCCGCGCGGCGACGGGCAAGGCCCGGCAGGTCCACCCGCTGATGTGGATCATCGCGGTGGCCTTCGTCGCGTACTTCGCCGTCGGGCCGATCCAGTCCGTGTTGAACTGA
- a CDS encoding DUF2530 domain-containing protein, which yields MRHTPDLPKRLTDLTPVVIVGTSAWLVALVVLFFVAQGVWVWTAFAGIVLGFIGFGIIFWQRAAARRGSKSAQRV from the coding sequence TTGCGGCACACGCCGGACCTGCCGAAGCGGCTGACCGACCTGACCCCGGTCGTGATCGTAGGCACCTCGGCGTGGCTGGTCGCGCTGGTGGTCCTGTTCTTCGTGGCCCAGGGCGTGTGGGTGTGGACCGCGTTCGCGGGAATCGTGCTCGGCTTCATCGGCTTCGGCATCATCTTCTGGCAGCGCGCGGCCGCCCGGCGCGGCTCGAAGTCGGCTCAGCGGGTCTGA
- a CDS encoding aldo/keto reductase — protein MTELRALGSSSLRVSSFCLGGNVFGWTADEKQSAAVLDAYTGSGGNFVDTSDSYMNYFPEQGNQPGQSETIIGDWLARRDRDSVVVATKVGDHPDYLGLEPATIKAAADESLRRLRTDHIDLYYTHFDRDESIPVEDIITALDELVRSGKVRAIAASNISPERLSASLAFSDREGLARYVALQPQYNLVSRDTYEGPKRDIVQREGLACVPYFALASGFLTGKYRPGRTIENVRAIPGMAGGYADTERGVKVLQALENVATAHGVEMATVAMAWLARQPTVTSPIASARTVEQLPALFAMDEVQLSDAELAALTTASA, from the coding sequence ATGACCGAACTCCGTGCCCTCGGCTCGTCCTCCCTCCGTGTTTCGTCGTTCTGCCTGGGCGGCAACGTCTTCGGCTGGACCGCCGACGAGAAACAGTCGGCCGCGGTCCTGGACGCCTACACCGGGTCGGGCGGCAATTTCGTCGACACGTCCGACTCGTACATGAACTACTTCCCCGAGCAGGGCAACCAGCCGGGCCAGTCCGAGACCATCATCGGCGACTGGCTCGCCCGCCGCGATCGCGACAGCGTGGTCGTCGCGACCAAGGTCGGCGACCACCCGGACTATCTGGGCCTGGAGCCCGCCACCATCAAGGCCGCCGCCGACGAGTCCCTGCGGCGCCTGCGCACCGATCACATCGACCTCTACTACACCCACTTCGACCGGGACGAGTCCATCCCGGTCGAAGACATCATCACCGCGCTCGACGAGCTCGTGCGGTCCGGCAAGGTGCGTGCCATCGCGGCGTCCAACATCAGCCCCGAACGGCTCTCGGCATCGCTGGCCTTCTCCGACCGCGAGGGCTTGGCCCGTTACGTGGCGCTGCAGCCGCAGTACAACCTCGTCTCGCGTGACACCTACGAAGGCCCGAAGCGGGACATCGTGCAGCGTGAAGGGCTGGCCTGCGTTCCGTACTTCGCGCTCGCCTCCGGGTTCCTCACCGGCAAGTACCGTCCCGGCAGGACGATCGAGAACGTGCGGGCCATCCCGGGCATGGCCGGCGGCTACGCCGACACCGAGCGCGGCGTGAAGGTGCTCCAGGCTCTGGAGAACGTCGCGACAGCGCACGGCGTCGAGATGGCCACGGTGGCCATGGCCTGGCTCGCGCGGCAGCCGACGGTCACCTCGCCGATCGCGTCCGCCCGCACCGTCGAGCAGCTGCCGGCTCTGTTCGCGATGGACGAGGTGCAGCTGTCGGACGCGGAGCTGGCGGCTCTGACCACCGCCTCGGCCTGA